In the genome of Streptomyces racemochromogenes, one region contains:
- a CDS encoding gamma-aminobutyraldehyde dehydrogenase has translation MTTELRRLRNYIGGEFKDAADGRTTDVVNPATGEVYATAPLSGQADVDAAMAAAAAAFPGWRDTTPSERQKALLKIADAFEARADELVAAESENTGKPLGLTASEELPPMVDQIRFFAGAARLLEGRSAGEYMDGMTSIIRREPVGVCAQVAPWNYPMMMAVWKFAPAIAAGNTVVLKPSDTTPASTVLMAEIIDSILPKGVFNVVCGDRETGKAMVEHSTPAMASITGSVRAGMQVAESASKDVKRVHLELGGKAPVVVFQDADLAKAVEDIAVAGYFNAGQDCTAATRVLVHESIHDEFVAALAKAAADTKTGQPDDEDVLYGPLNNPNQLAQVAGFVDRLPAHAKVEAGGHRVGEKGYFYAPTVVSGLKQDDEIIQNEVFGPVITVQSFTDEAQALEFANGVEFALASSVWTKDHARAMRMSKNLDFGCVWINTHIPLVAEMPHGGFKKSGYGKDLSAYGFEDYTRIKHVMTSLDA, from the coding sequence GTGACCACCGAACTGCGTCGTCTGCGCAACTACATCGGCGGGGAGTTCAAGGACGCCGCCGACGGGCGGACCACCGACGTGGTCAACCCCGCGACCGGCGAGGTGTACGCCACCGCCCCGCTCTCGGGCCAGGCCGACGTCGACGCCGCCATGGCCGCCGCCGCGGCGGCCTTCCCGGGCTGGCGTGACACCACGCCCTCGGAGCGCCAGAAGGCCCTGCTGAAGATCGCGGACGCCTTCGAGGCGCGCGCCGACGAGCTCGTCGCCGCCGAGTCGGAGAACACCGGCAAGCCGCTGGGCCTGACGGCCAGCGAGGAGCTCCCGCCGATGGTGGACCAGATCCGCTTCTTCGCGGGCGCCGCGCGCCTGCTGGAGGGTCGCTCGGCCGGCGAGTACATGGACGGGATGACCTCGATCATCCGCCGCGAGCCGGTCGGCGTCTGCGCCCAGGTGGCGCCGTGGAACTACCCGATGATGATGGCCGTGTGGAAGTTCGCCCCGGCGATCGCCGCGGGCAACACCGTCGTCCTCAAGCCCTCGGACACCACCCCGGCCTCCACCGTCCTGATGGCGGAGATCATCGACTCGATCCTGCCCAAGGGCGTCTTCAACGTCGTCTGCGGCGACCGCGAGACCGGCAAGGCCATGGTCGAGCACTCCACCCCGGCGATGGCCTCCATCACCGGCTCGGTGCGCGCGGGCATGCAGGTCGCCGAGAGCGCCTCCAAGGACGTCAAGCGCGTCCACCTGGAGCTCGGCGGCAAGGCCCCCGTCGTGGTCTTCCAGGACGCCGACCTGGCCAAGGCCGTCGAGGACATCGCGGTCGCCGGCTACTTCAACGCCGGCCAGGACTGTACGGCCGCCACCCGGGTGCTCGTGCACGAGTCGATCCACGACGAGTTCGTGGCCGCGCTGGCCAAGGCCGCCGCGGACACCAAGACCGGTCAGCCGGACGACGAGGACGTGCTCTACGGCCCGCTGAACAACCCGAACCAGCTGGCGCAGGTCGCGGGCTTCGTCGACCGCCTCCCGGCCCACGCCAAGGTCGAGGCCGGCGGCCACCGGGTCGGCGAGAAGGGCTACTTCTACGCCCCGACCGTCGTCTCCGGCCTGAAGCAGGACGACGAGATCATCCAGAACGAGGTCTTCGGCCCCGTCATCACCGTCCAGTCCTTCACCGACGAGGCCCAGGCCCTGGAGTTCGCGAACGGCGTCGAGTTCGCCCTCGCGTCCTCCGTGTGGACCAAGGACCACGCCCGCGCGATGCGCATGTCCAAGAACCTCGACTTCGGCTGCGTGTGGATCAACACCCACATCCCGCTCGTCGCCGAGATGCCGCACGGCGGCTTCAAGAAGTCCGGCTACGGCAAGGACCTCTCCGCCTACGGCTTCGAGGACTACACCCGCATCAAGCACGTGATGACCTCGCTCGACGCCTGA
- a CDS encoding spermidine/putrescine ABC transporter substrate-binding protein: MPELPSRRAALRGLGAAGLLAALAGCGVPAAYVPEDRRRAPDLSDRDRALAFSNWPLYIDTDDEDEESRPTLEAFTRKTGIQVRYTEEINDNDEFFGKVSPALMNHQATGHDLVVVSDWMAARFVHLGWAQKMDRSAQSNVARHLDPQLRSPAFDEGRLHTVPWQSGITGIAYNRRALGREIKSVKDLWHPDLAGKVTLFSGLDESFSLLMQGNGTDVTRWTASDFHQMCDQVEDMVRRKHIRRFTGNDYTSDLGKGDVLACQAYSGDAIQLRADNPDIEFVVPEEGGELWAESLLVPNLARHKANAEALVDHYYDPEVAAELAAAVNYVCPVPAAREVLAASPDRETARLAENPLIFPDDAMRRRLAVARDISSAERPALAKRWNAIVGL; this comes from the coding sequence ATGCCTGAACTCCCCTCCCGTCGCGCGGCGCTGCGCGGCCTCGGTGCCGCGGGCCTGCTCGCCGCCCTCGCCGGCTGCGGCGTGCCCGCCGCGTACGTCCCGGAGGACCGGCGGCGGGCCCCGGACCTCTCGGACCGCGACCGTGCTCTCGCCTTCTCCAACTGGCCGCTCTACATCGACACCGACGACGAGGACGAGGAGAGCCGTCCGACCCTGGAGGCCTTCACCCGCAAGACCGGCATCCAGGTCCGCTACACCGAGGAGATCAACGACAACGACGAGTTCTTCGGCAAGGTCAGCCCGGCCCTGATGAACCACCAGGCGACCGGCCACGACCTCGTCGTGGTCAGCGACTGGATGGCCGCCCGCTTCGTCCACCTGGGATGGGCCCAGAAGATGGACCGCTCGGCGCAGTCCAACGTCGCCAGGCACCTCGACCCGCAGCTACGCTCGCCCGCCTTCGACGAGGGCCGGCTGCACACCGTCCCCTGGCAGTCGGGGATCACCGGCATCGCCTACAACCGCAGGGCCCTGGGCCGGGAGATCAAGTCCGTCAAGGACCTCTGGCACCCCGACCTGGCGGGCAAGGTGACCCTCTTCTCGGGCCTGGACGAGTCCTTCTCCCTGCTGATGCAGGGCAACGGCACCGACGTCACCCGCTGGACCGCATCCGACTTCCACCAAATGTGCGACCAGGTCGAGGACATGGTCCGCAGGAAGCACATCCGCCGCTTCACCGGCAACGACTACACCTCCGACCTCGGCAAGGGCGACGTCCTCGCCTGCCAGGCCTACTCGGGTGACGCCATCCAGCTCCGGGCCGACAACCCCGACATCGAGTTCGTGGTCCCCGAGGAGGGCGGCGAACTGTGGGCCGAAAGCCTGCTCGTCCCCAACCTCGCCCGGCACAAGGCCAACGCGGAGGCCCTCGTCGACCACTACTACGACCCGGAGGTGGCAGCGGAGCTCGCGGCCGCGGTCAACTACGTCTGCCCGGTGCCCGCCGCCCGCGAGGTACTGGCCGCCTCGCCGGACCGGGAGACGGCCCGACTGGCGGAGAACCCGCTGATCTTCCCCGACGACGCCATGCGCCGCCGCCTCGCCGTGGCCCGGGACATCTCCTCCGCCGAACGCCCCGCCCTCGCCAAGCGCTGGAACGCCATCGTCGGACTGTGA
- a CDS encoding ABC transporter ATP-binding protein, producing the protein MVAPPDTARPDQAPPQDDLLWARSLHYSHGGTPGLIGVCAGVRQGEILAVTGPRGCGKSTLLRCLAGQLLPEQGEVWFNSVPVHTLGTAARERLRRDRFAWIGPDPQLLPELKVWENAALPLLIGGAPHRAARRAALEWLERLDLDRFAGKRPGALNRAEAQRVALVRALVAEPAVLFADEPTAPLHRAERALLLRTLTTAARSHGITVLLATHDEEAAACADRALALLDGRPAGAAAAASALTTEDQSACSLSA; encoded by the coding sequence ATGGTGGCTCCCCCGGACACGGCCCGGCCCGACCAGGCCCCACCGCAGGACGACCTGCTCTGGGCCCGGTCCCTGCACTACTCCCACGGAGGTACCCCCGGCCTGATCGGGGTCTGCGCCGGAGTCCGCCAGGGCGAGATCCTCGCCGTGACCGGCCCGCGCGGCTGCGGGAAGAGCACCCTGCTGCGCTGTCTGGCCGGGCAGCTGCTGCCCGAGCAGGGCGAGGTGTGGTTCAACAGCGTCCCCGTCCACACCCTGGGCACCGCCGCCCGCGAACGCCTGCGCCGCGACCGGTTCGCGTGGATCGGCCCCGACCCGCAGCTGCTGCCCGAACTCAAGGTCTGGGAGAACGCCGCCCTGCCCCTGCTGATCGGCGGCGCCCCGCACCGCGCCGCACGCCGGGCCGCCCTCGAATGGCTGGAGCGCCTCGACCTCGACCGCTTCGCCGGCAAGCGCCCCGGCGCCCTCAACCGTGCCGAGGCCCAGCGGGTCGCCCTGGTCCGCGCCCTGGTCGCGGAGCCGGCGGTGCTCTTCGCCGACGAGCCGACCGCGCCGCTGCACCGCGCCGAACGCGCACTGCTGCTGCGCACCCTGACCACGGCCGCCCGCTCCCACGGCATCACGGTCCTGCTGGCCACCCACGACGAGGAGGCCGCCGCCTGCGCCGACCGCGCGCTGGCCCTGCTCGACGGCCGGCCGGCCGGAGCCGCGGCCGCCGCCTCCGCCCTCACCACGGAGGACCAGTCCGCGTGCTCGCTCTCCGCCTAG
- a CDS encoding serine hydrolase domain-containing protein, giving the protein MKARTRTLIAAALVLGVAAGPVAAAEAAPVPAPVSAGVSAPVFSTPPNAAALAKAIAGVGAGNKDATAALVRVGGTSGAWRGSAGVADVRSGRAALEEARFRAGSVTKAFTAAVVLQLAAEGKVDLDRPVQDYLPGLLPGFEPVKVRQLLNYTSGLRSADGPGDTFADEYAHRFDVVDPHALIADAVAKGPEFRPGEKQRYSNIHYTVLGVLIEKVTGTAYERAVGDRVLKPLGLRHTSFPSRTQNRIPGPYNHGYQAVAAADGSRSLVDVSEWNSSSNWAAGDLMSTTADLERFTVALFAGRVVPRAQLEEMFTVPDVPDAASETGAHAVQTAGLKEFVLPDGTKLYGKTGSRHGYSTVIGGTRDLSRTLVYSVNSTDAKGRDMNPVAYGIIGAAFAR; this is encoded by the coding sequence ATGAAGGCACGTACGCGCACGCTCATCGCCGCCGCCCTGGTCCTGGGGGTGGCCGCCGGTCCGGTGGCGGCCGCCGAGGCCGCTCCGGTGCCGGCGCCCGTCTCGGCGGGGGTCTCCGCGCCCGTCTTCTCCACGCCGCCGAACGCGGCGGCGCTGGCGAAGGCGATCGCGGGCGTCGGTGCGGGGAACAAGGACGCGACCGCCGCGCTGGTCCGGGTGGGCGGTACGAGCGGCGCCTGGCGCGGCAGCGCGGGTGTCGCGGACGTCCGCAGCGGGCGCGCGGCGCTGGAGGAGGCCCGCTTCCGGGCCGGTTCGGTGACGAAGGCCTTCACCGCGGCGGTGGTGCTCCAGCTGGCGGCCGAGGGGAAGGTGGACCTGGACCGGCCGGTGCAGGACTACCTGCCGGGGCTGCTGCCGGGCTTCGAGCCGGTGAAGGTGCGGCAGCTGCTGAACTACACGAGCGGTCTGCGGTCCGCCGACGGTCCGGGGGACACCTTCGCGGACGAGTACGCCCACCGCTTCGACGTGGTCGATCCGCACGCGCTGATCGCCGACGCGGTCGCGAAGGGTCCGGAGTTCAGGCCGGGCGAGAAGCAGCGTTACAGCAACATCCACTACACCGTGCTGGGCGTGCTGATCGAGAAGGTGACGGGGACGGCGTACGAGAGGGCCGTCGGGGACCGGGTCCTCAAGCCGCTCGGCCTGCGCCACACCTCGTTCCCGTCGCGCACCCAGAACCGCATACCGGGCCCGTACAACCACGGCTACCAGGCGGTGGCGGCGGCCGACGGGAGCCGCTCGCTGGTGGACGTGTCGGAGTGGAACTCCTCGTCCAACTGGGCCGCGGGGGACTTGATGTCGACCACGGCGGACCTGGAGCGCTTCACGGTGGCGCTGTTCGCCGGCAGGGTCGTCCCGAGGGCGCAGCTGGAGGAGATGTTCACGGTGCCCGACGTCCCGGACGCCGCGAGCGAGACCGGCGCGCACGCGGTGCAGACGGCGGGCCTGAAGGAGTTCGTGCTGCCGGACGGCACGAAGCTGTACGGCAAGACGGGCTCGCGGCACGGCTACAGCACGGTCATCGGCGGCACCCGCGACTTGTCCCGCACCCTGGTCTACTCGGTCAACTCCACCGACGCCAAGGGGCGGGACATGAACCCGGTGGCCTACGGCATCATCGGCGCGGCCTTCGCCAGGTAG
- a CDS encoding aspartate aminotransferase family protein translates to MSQDLSKTAYDHLWMHFTRMSSYENAPVPTIVRGEGTYIFDDKGKRYLDGLAGLFVVNAGHGRKELAEVAYKQAQELAFFPVWSYAHPKAVELAERLADYAPGDLNKVFFTTGGGEAVETAWKLAKQYFKLQGKHTKYKVISRAVAYHGTPQGALSITGLPALKAPFEPLVPGAHKVPNTNIYRAPIHGDDPEAFGRWAADQIEQQILFEGPDTVAAVFLEPVQNAGGCFPPPPGYFQRVREICDTYDVLLVSDETICAFGRLGTMFACDKFGYVPDMITCAKGMTSGYSPIGACIVSDRIAEPFYKGDNTFLHGYTFGGHPVSSAVAIANLDIFDKEGLNQHVLDQEGNFFNTLKKLHDLPIVGDVRGNGFFYGIELVKDKVTKESFTDEETERVLYGFLSKALFDNGLYCRADDRGDPVIQLAPPLIADQGTFDEIEGILRSVLTEAWTKL, encoded by the coding sequence GTGAGCCAGGACCTCTCCAAAACCGCGTACGACCACCTGTGGATGCACTTCACCCGCATGTCGTCGTACGAGAACGCGCCCGTCCCCACCATCGTGCGGGGTGAGGGCACCTACATCTTCGACGACAAGGGCAAGCGCTACCTGGACGGTCTCGCCGGACTGTTCGTGGTCAACGCCGGTCACGGCCGCAAGGAGCTGGCCGAGGTCGCCTACAAGCAGGCCCAGGAGCTCGCGTTCTTCCCCGTGTGGTCGTACGCGCACCCCAAGGCGGTCGAGCTCGCCGAGCGCCTCGCCGACTACGCCCCGGGCGACCTGAACAAGGTCTTCTTCACCACCGGTGGCGGCGAGGCCGTCGAGACCGCCTGGAAGCTCGCCAAGCAGTACTTCAAGCTGCAGGGCAAGCACACCAAGTACAAGGTCATCTCGCGTGCGGTCGCCTACCACGGCACCCCGCAGGGCGCCCTGTCCATCACCGGTCTGCCGGCCCTGAAGGCCCCCTTCGAGCCGCTGGTCCCCGGCGCGCACAAGGTGCCCAACACCAACATCTACCGCGCCCCGATCCACGGCGACGACCCCGAGGCCTTCGGCCGCTGGGCCGCCGACCAGATCGAGCAGCAGATCCTCTTCGAGGGCCCCGACACCGTCGCGGCCGTCTTCCTGGAGCCCGTGCAGAACGCCGGCGGCTGCTTCCCGCCCCCGCCCGGGTACTTCCAGCGGGTCCGCGAGATCTGCGACACCTACGACGTGCTGCTCGTCTCCGACGAGACCATCTGCGCGTTCGGCCGCCTCGGCACGATGTTCGCCTGTGACAAGTTCGGCTACGTGCCGGACATGATCACCTGCGCCAAGGGCATGACCTCGGGCTACTCCCCGATCGGTGCCTGCATCGTCTCGGACCGCATCGCGGAGCCCTTCTACAAGGGCGACAACACCTTCCTGCACGGCTACACCTTCGGCGGACACCCGGTGTCCTCCGCCGTGGCCATCGCCAACCTCGACATCTTCGACAAGGAAGGCCTGAACCAGCACGTGCTGGACCAGGAGGGCAACTTCTTCAACACCCTGAAGAAGCTGCACGACCTCCCGATCGTCGGCGACGTCCGCGGCAACGGCTTCTTCTACGGCATCGAGCTCGTCAAGGACAAGGTCACCAAGGAGTCCTTCACGGACGAGGAGACCGAGCGCGTGCTCTACGGCTTCCTCTCCAAGGCGCTCTTCGACAACGGCCTGTACTGCCGCGCCGACGACCGTGGCGACCCGGTCATCCAGCTGGCCCCGCCGCTGATCGCCGACCAGGGCACCTTCGACGAGATCGAAGGCATCCTGCGCTCGGTGCTCACCGAGGCGTGGACCAAGCTGTAA
- a CDS encoding glycerophosphodiester phosphodiesterase has product MSDLTAVGHRGDPYRFRENTLASVRSAFARGADAVEIDVRLTRDGVPVLLHDETLERLWGYDVRLDAVTAPQLKELTEGRVPSLREALMEAGAGRLMIDLPGASYEAVKTVVDLVRECGARDRAYYCAGPNTMLAVRAADPGAEISLTWTTLSPPRRVLIDAVRPRWLNYRFGLVSRELTDALHRDGLLVSAWTPDTRRSMRAVVRAGVDSVTTNRLDALAAVRAGLGR; this is encoded by the coding sequence ATGAGCGATCTGACTGCCGTCGGCCACCGCGGCGATCCCTACCGGTTCCGTGAGAACACCCTCGCCTCCGTCCGCTCCGCCTTCGCGCGCGGAGCGGACGCGGTGGAGATCGACGTACGGCTGACCCGCGACGGGGTGCCGGTCCTGCTCCACGACGAGACGCTGGAGCGGCTGTGGGGGTACGACGTACGGCTCGACGCCGTCACCGCCCCGCAGTTGAAGGAGCTGACCGAGGGCCGGGTCCCGAGCCTGCGCGAAGCCCTGATGGAGGCCGGGGCCGGCCGGCTGATGATCGACCTGCCCGGCGCCTCCTACGAGGCCGTGAAGACCGTCGTCGACCTGGTGCGCGAGTGCGGGGCGCGCGACCGCGCCTACTACTGCGCCGGGCCGAACACCATGCTCGCGGTCCGCGCCGCCGACCCGGGCGCGGAGATCTCCCTGACCTGGACCACCCTCTCGCCGCCGCGCCGGGTGCTGATCGACGCGGTCAGGCCGCGCTGGCTCAACTACCGCTTCGGGCTGGTCAGCCGGGAGCTGACGGACGCCCTGCACCGGGACGGGCTGCTGGTGTCGGCCTGGACGCCGGACACCAGGCGGTCGATGCGCGCCGTCGTCCGGGCCGGGGTGGACTCCGTCACCACCAACAGGCTGGACGCGCTGGCCGCCGTGCGGGCCGGGCTGGGGCGGTGA
- a CDS encoding Rossmann fold nucleotide-binding protein yields the protein MVNADIEIETLAEFDRVVARGSLSGYRIQSVNLLERTFALLSADTSATVFLGCAMEPDASAKVRADGALVFPPIPDLPFDPYRGLLYTAEELFTGLAEGYEATPDARAYAWFQETRSDGDVFSSMLRSLHDDAISDALDEHLAGARVIGVMGGHAMARGGTDYRGAAELGRTLARSGLTVATGGGPGAMEAANLGAYLAPAPDGALPEALELLAKVPSFSPSVSDWARAAFAVRERWPRGGDSVGIPTWFYGHEPPNAFAGQIAKYFSNATREDGLLARSTAGVVFLPGAAGTVQEVFDNATPNYYESRSEPTPMVLVDRAHWTERLPVWPLLRALASGRPMESRIALVDSVDEVPDALAAMA from the coding sequence ATGGTCAACGCAGACATCGAGATCGAAACGCTCGCCGAGTTCGACCGGGTCGTCGCCCGCGGGTCCCTGAGCGGCTACCGGATCCAGTCGGTCAACCTCCTGGAGCGGACCTTCGCCCTGCTGTCCGCGGACACCTCCGCGACCGTGTTCCTGGGCTGCGCGATGGAGCCCGACGCCTCGGCGAAGGTCCGCGCGGACGGGGCGCTCGTCTTCCCGCCGATACCGGACCTGCCGTTCGACCCGTACCGGGGTCTGCTGTACACGGCCGAAGAGCTGTTCACCGGTCTGGCCGAAGGCTACGAAGCCACCCCGGACGCCCGGGCGTACGCCTGGTTCCAGGAGACCAGGTCCGACGGCGACGTCTTCTCCTCGATGCTCCGCTCCCTCCACGACGATGCCATCTCCGACGCGCTCGACGAACACCTCGCGGGCGCCCGCGTGATCGGCGTCATGGGCGGCCACGCCATGGCCCGCGGCGGTACGGACTACCGCGGCGCGGCGGAGCTGGGCCGGACGCTGGCCCGGTCCGGGCTGACGGTCGCCACCGGCGGCGGCCCCGGCGCGATGGAAGCCGCCAACCTGGGCGCCTACCTGGCGCCCGCGCCGGACGGGGCCCTGCCCGAAGCGCTGGAGCTGCTGGCGAAGGTGCCCTCCTTCAGCCCCTCCGTCTCCGACTGGGCGCGCGCGGCCTTCGCCGTACGGGAGCGCTGGCCCCGGGGCGGGGACTCGGTCGGGATCCCCACCTGGTTCTACGGCCACGAGCCGCCGAACGCCTTCGCGGGGCAGATCGCCAAGTACTTCTCCAACGCCACCCGCGAGGACGGGCTGCTGGCCCGGTCCACCGCGGGCGTGGTGTTCCTGCCGGGCGCCGCGGGCACCGTGCAGGAGGTCTTCGACAACGCCACCCCGAACTACTACGAGTCGCGGTCCGAGCCGACCCCGATGGTGCTGGTCGACCGCGCCCACTGGACCGAGCGGCTGCCGGTCTGGCCGCTGCTGCGGGCGCTGGCGTCGGGCCGGCCCATGGAGTCGCGGATCGCGCTGGTGGACTCGGTGGACGAGGTCCCGGACGCGCTCGCAGCCATGGCCTGA
- a CDS encoding Lrp/AsnC family transcriptional regulator, which yields MHSEVVVSRSADSRNRQPSPSVDAVSLAIIEQLQEDGRRPYASIGKAVGLSEAAVRQRVQKLLDQGVMQIVAVTDPLTVGLRRQAMVGINVEGDLDPVADALTAMAECEYVVMTAGSFDLMVEIVCEDDDHLLETINKKIRTLPGVRSTESFVYLKLKKQTYMWGTR from the coding sequence GTGCACAGTGAGGTCGTGGTCAGTCGAAGCGCAGATTCCAGGAACAGACAACCGTCCCCTTCGGTCGATGCTGTGTCCCTGGCGATCATCGAGCAACTGCAAGAGGACGGTCGCCGTCCGTATGCATCGATCGGCAAGGCCGTGGGCCTGTCCGAAGCGGCGGTGCGCCAGCGCGTGCAGAAGCTGCTCGACCAGGGCGTCATGCAGATCGTCGCCGTCACCGACCCGCTCACCGTGGGGCTGCGGCGCCAGGCGATGGTCGGCATCAACGTCGAGGGAGACCTCGACCCGGTGGCGGACGCACTGACCGCCATGGCCGAGTGCGAATACGTCGTGATGACCGCGGGGTCGTTCGACCTGATGGTGGAGATCGTCTGCGAGGACGACGACCACCTGCTCGAAACGATCAACAAGAAGATCCGCACGCTCCCCGGCGTGCGATCAACCGAAAGCTTCGTTTACCTGAAGCTGAAGAAGCAGACCTACATGTGGGGAACTCGATAG
- a CDS encoding sensor histidine kinase, translating to MTRGPAERLRALVLRADPRWRDVGLTLLVQVATTIPFVVPRDPAYPPATWTAYLVTTLGNAPLVWRRRAPVAALLGVVAAGSAYQLALDGPGQPLPYAALICVYSIALLGASRVRLAVGTALAVLIPVSVALNSGTARELLFALFVFGAAFALGRLQATRQAYTAAVEDRAEQLERANRIEAEQAAARERARIAREMHDILSHAVSIMIVQAEAGPVAVRRAPERAEAAFEAIAETGRDAMAQLRTMLGVLRAEEAAAPRAPQPGIGALPALVERVRASGLAVSYERTGEVRELPAALEATVHRVVQEALTNVVKHAGASAVDVRLEYGPRELAVRVTDDGRGPGRAAAGGVPGGHGLIGIRERAAAHGGTAWTGPGADGRGFTVLVTSPLEVGN from the coding sequence GTGACGCGGGGGCCGGCCGAACGCCTGCGCGCGCTGGTCCTGCGGGCCGATCCGCGCTGGCGGGACGTGGGGCTGACGCTGCTGGTGCAGGTGGCGACGACCATCCCCTTCGTGGTGCCCCGCGACCCGGCGTACCCGCCGGCCACCTGGACGGCGTACCTGGTGACGACCCTGGGCAACGCGCCGCTGGTGTGGCGGCGCCGGGCGCCGGTGGCGGCGCTGCTCGGGGTGGTGGCGGCCGGTTCGGCCTACCAGCTGGCCCTGGACGGGCCGGGGCAGCCGCTGCCGTACGCCGCGCTGATCTGCGTCTACTCGATCGCGCTCCTGGGGGCGTCGCGGGTGCGGCTGGCCGTCGGAACGGCCCTGGCCGTGTTGATCCCCGTGTCCGTGGCGCTCAACAGCGGCACGGCCAGGGAGCTGTTGTTCGCGCTGTTCGTGTTCGGGGCGGCGTTCGCCCTCGGCCGGCTGCAGGCCACGCGGCAGGCGTACACGGCGGCCGTGGAGGACCGGGCGGAGCAGCTGGAGCGCGCGAACCGGATCGAGGCGGAGCAGGCGGCGGCGCGTGAACGGGCCCGCATCGCGCGGGAGATGCACGACATCCTCTCGCACGCCGTCAGCATCATGATCGTGCAGGCGGAGGCCGGTCCGGTGGCGGTGCGCCGGGCTCCGGAGCGTGCGGAGGCGGCCTTCGAGGCGATCGCCGAGACGGGCCGCGACGCGATGGCGCAGCTGCGGACGATGCTGGGGGTGCTGCGGGCGGAGGAGGCGGCGGCGCCGCGTGCGCCGCAGCCGGGGATCGGGGCGCTGCCGGCGCTGGTGGAGCGGGTGCGGGCGAGCGGGCTCGCGGTGTCGTACGAGCGGACGGGCGAGGTGCGCGAGCTGCCGGCGGCGCTGGAGGCGACGGTGCACCGGGTGGTGCAGGAGGCGCTGACCAACGTGGTGAAGCACGCGGGGGCCTCGGCGGTGGACGTGCGCCTGGAGTACGGGCCCCGGGAGCTCGCGGTGCGGGTCACGGACGACGGGCGCGGACCCGGGCGGGCAGCGGCCGGCGGCGTTCCGGGCGGGCACGGGCTGATCGGGATCCGGGAGCGGGCGGCGGCGCACGGCGGGACGGCGTGGACCGGGCCGGGTGCGGACGGCCGCGGGTTCACGGTGCTTGTAACCTCCCCGCTGGAGGTGGGGAATTGA
- a CDS encoding response regulator transcription factor: MTIRVVVADDQELVRSGFAMILDAQEDIEVVAEVGDGAAAVEAVGRLAPDVALLDVRMPVLDGIEACRAISARSACRTVMLTTFDSDEYVYEALHAGASGFLLKDVRRDDLVHAVRVVAAGESLLAPSVARRLIEEYTAATAARPAVPDPSAAQRLGVLTARERETLLHLGRGLSNAEIAAALVVSEHTVKSHVGNVLSKLGLRDRIQAVICAYETGLIAAGSAVTGSAVAGSAGPSGVSPSGG; this comes from the coding sequence TTGACGATCCGTGTGGTGGTGGCCGACGACCAGGAGCTCGTGCGCAGCGGCTTCGCGATGATCCTGGACGCGCAGGAGGACATCGAGGTCGTGGCGGAGGTCGGGGACGGGGCGGCGGCCGTCGAGGCGGTCGGGCGGCTGGCCCCGGACGTGGCGCTGCTGGACGTCCGGATGCCCGTGCTGGACGGGATCGAGGCCTGTCGGGCGATCTCGGCGCGGAGCGCGTGCCGGACGGTGATGCTGACGACCTTCGACTCGGACGAGTACGTGTACGAGGCGCTGCACGCGGGGGCGAGCGGGTTCCTGCTGAAGGACGTGCGGCGGGACGACCTGGTGCACGCGGTGCGGGTGGTGGCGGCGGGCGAGTCGCTGCTGGCGCCCTCGGTGGCGCGGCGGCTGATCGAGGAGTACACGGCGGCGACGGCGGCCCGGCCGGCCGTGCCGGACCCGTCGGCGGCGCAGCGGCTGGGGGTGCTGACGGCCCGGGAGCGGGAGACGCTGCTGCACCTGGGGCGGGGGCTGTCGAACGCGGAGATCGCGGCGGCGCTGGTGGTGAGCGAGCACACGGTGAAGTCGCACGTGGGGAACGTGCTGTCGAAGCTGGGGCTGCGGGACCGGATCCAGGCGGTGATCTGTGCGTACGAGACGGGCCTGATCGCGGCGGGCTCGGCGGTGACGGGCTCGGCGGTGGCGGGCTCGGCGGGTCCCTCTGGGGTTTCTCCCTCTGGAGGGTGA